A single window of Nicotiana sylvestris chromosome 3, ASM39365v2, whole genome shotgun sequence DNA harbors:
- the LOC104211715 gene encoding transcription elongation factor TFIIS-like, whose product MEKELIELFDAVKRAADAAAVDGGADSSPEESRCLDALKRLKKFPVNYQVLVSSQVGKRLRLLTKHPREKIQALASDVVKNWKTIIVRETMKNKNGNGVNGESVKSECAGADGDEANKFQCVNSVKVEKVSRDENVKVEKSSRSVMSKSERAAKSESSFTEIQSENVTVVKTESTTSKSVKIEKTPKDEKLSSNAATAAPPKLSALIYCKDSVRDKVRELLAEALCKVSGEVDDNLRDVVNACDPYRVAVQVETAMFDKWGRSNGAQKFKYRSIMFNIKDPNNPDFRRKVLLGQYPPRSIIELSPEDMASDERQQENQKIKEKALFNSQLGGPPVASTDKFKCGRCGKNQTTYYQMQTRSADEPMTTYVTCVNCDNRWKFC is encoded by the exons ATGGAGAAGGAGCTGATTGAGCTGTTTGATGCGGTAAAGCGAGCGGCTGATGCAGCTGCAGTTGACGGCGGTGCTGATTCTTCACCTGAGGAGAGTAGGTGCCTTGACGCTTTGAAACGGCTCAAGAAATTTCCTGTCAATTATCAAGTCCTCGTCTCCTCACAG GTGGGCAAACGTCTCCGGCTATTGACAAAACATCCAAGGGAGAAGATCCAGGCATTGGCTTCTGATGTAGTTAAGAACTGGAAGACCATAATTGTGAGAGAAACAATGAAAAATAAGAATGGCAATGGAGTAAACGGGGAATCTGTAAAATCTGAATGTGCTGGAGCTGATGGTGATGAAGCCAATAAATTTCAGTGTGTGAACTCGGTGAAGGTTGAAAAGGTGTCGAGGGATGAGAATGTGAAGGTTGAGAAGTCAAGCAGGTCTGTGATGTCAAAATCTGAGAGAGCAGCAAAGTCAGAAAGTTCCTTTACCGAGATACAGTCTGAGAATGTCACTGTTGTGAAGACTGAGAGTACTACTTCCAAAAGTGTAAAGATTGAGAAGACACCCAAGGATGAGAAATTGAGCTCTAACGCGGCAACTGCTGCCCCACCAAAGTTGTCTGCTCTCATTTACTGTAAGGATTCTGTGAGAGACAAAGTTCGGGAGCTCCTTGCTGAGGCTCTTTGCAAAGTCTCAGGTGAAGTTGATGATAATTTGAGGGATGTTGTGAATGCCTGTGATCCTTATAGAGTTGCAGTTCAGGTGGAAACTGCAATGTTTGACAAGTGGGGTAGATCTAATGGCGCCCAAAAGTTTAAGTATAGATCTATAATGTTCAACATTAAGGATCCAAACAACCCAGATTTTCGAAGAAAAGTCCTTCTAGGACAGTACCCACCTCGTAGTATTATCGAATTGAGCCCAGAAGATATGGCAAGTGATGAAAGGCAACAGGAGAATCAGAAGATTAAAGAAAAAGCATTATTTAATAGCCAACTTGGAGGTCCTCCAGTGGCCAGTACTGATAAGTTTAAGTGCGGTAGGTGTGGGAAAAATCAGACCACTTACTACCAGATGCAAACTCGGAGTGCTGATGAACCAATGACCACATATGTGACGTGTGTAAACTGCGATAATCGCTGGAAGTTCTGTTAA